From one Catellatospora sp. IY07-71 genomic stretch:
- a CDS encoding cellulase family glycosylhydrolase has product MTPQNTRRTRWRAAVIAGGVAALLTAGMAAAVSAQAAAGCQVAYSVSAQWPGGFTANVDVTNLGDPVNGWNVRWTFPSGQQVTQAWNATVTASGAQQTATNMSYNAAIGTNATVSFGFNGSWSGSNNPPTSFTLNNVTCTGAIGGTPSPSHSPSTRPSPSTSPSTSPSPSTPPQPGNPMATVAAMQPGWNLGNTLDAIPDETAWGNPLTTQALLRHVRQQGYRSIRIPVTWSNHHGPAPAYTIDSTWLSRVRQIVDWSLAEDLYVMINLHHDSWQWLNTYPTDRANVLARYSALWTQLSGTFRGYPSRLVFESINEPQFAGTSGDEQNYQVLHELNAEFVRIVRQSGGGNATRLLVLPTLFTNADQGRLDALTATFQQLDDGNVAATVHFYGWWPFSVNIAGGTRYDASVEQDLIGTFDRVHATFVARGIPVIIGEWALLNWDHNRPGIIERGEFLKFLEAVGYHARIRNLTTMVWDAGQFLNRSELRWRDPGVFAMMRTSWTTRSATGSSDQIYVSRGAAITGKSITLNLNGASFAGLRHGTVNLVSGSDYTLSGNVLTLTAAAVTRLVGSRAYGVNATLEARFSQGEPWPISIITYDPPIQAAASGTTSSFAIPTQFRGDQLATMEAKYADGTNAGPAEWTSYKEFWTHFQPDYAAGTLLLKPEFFSEVRDGTITLTFHFWSGSQITYRITKAGTAVTGNSS; this is encoded by the coding sequence ATGACCCCGCAGAACACCCGCCGGACGAGATGGCGTGCCGCCGTCATCGCCGGCGGCGTCGCAGCACTGCTCACCGCCGGCATGGCCGCAGCCGTGAGCGCCCAGGCCGCCGCCGGCTGCCAGGTGGCCTACTCCGTGTCCGCACAGTGGCCAGGCGGCTTCACCGCCAACGTCGACGTCACCAACCTCGGCGATCCCGTCAACGGCTGGAACGTGCGCTGGACCTTCCCGTCCGGCCAGCAGGTGACCCAGGCGTGGAACGCGACCGTCACCGCTTCCGGCGCGCAGCAGACCGCGACCAACATGAGCTACAACGCGGCGATCGGCACGAACGCGACCGTCTCCTTCGGCTTCAACGGCTCCTGGTCGGGCAGCAACAACCCGCCTACGTCCTTCACGCTCAACAACGTCACCTGCACCGGCGCCATCGGCGGCACACCGTCGCCGTCGCACAGCCCGTCGACCCGCCCGTCGCCGTCCACCTCGCCGTCGACGTCGCCCTCACCGTCGACGCCGCCCCAGCCGGGCAATCCGATGGCGACCGTGGCGGCGATGCAGCCCGGATGGAACCTGGGCAACACCCTGGACGCCATCCCCGACGAGACCGCCTGGGGCAACCCGCTCACGACCCAGGCACTGCTGCGCCACGTACGCCAGCAGGGTTACCGGAGCATCCGGATCCCGGTCACCTGGTCCAACCACCACGGCCCGGCACCGGCGTACACCATCGACAGCACCTGGCTGAGCCGCGTCCGGCAGATCGTCGACTGGTCCCTGGCCGAGGACCTCTACGTGATGATCAACCTTCATCACGACTCCTGGCAGTGGCTCAACACCTACCCCACCGACCGCGCCAACGTGCTCGCCAGGTACAGCGCGCTGTGGACCCAGCTGTCCGGCACCTTCCGCGGCTACCCGTCCCGGCTGGTCTTCGAGAGCATCAACGAACCCCAGTTCGCCGGCACCTCCGGCGACGAGCAGAACTATCAGGTGCTGCACGAGCTGAACGCCGAGTTCGTACGGATCGTGCGCCAGTCGGGCGGCGGCAACGCGACCCGGCTGCTCGTCCTGCCGACCCTGTTCACCAACGCCGACCAGGGCCGCCTGGACGCGCTGACGGCGACGTTCCAGCAACTGGACGACGGCAACGTGGCCGCGACGGTCCACTTCTACGGATGGTGGCCGTTCAGCGTCAACATCGCCGGCGGCACCCGCTACGACGCGTCCGTCGAGCAGGACCTGATCGGCACCTTCGACCGGGTGCACGCGACCTTCGTCGCCCGGGGCATCCCCGTCATCATCGGCGAATGGGCCCTGCTCAACTGGGACCACAACCGGCCCGGCATCATCGAGCGGGGGGAGTTCCTCAAGTTCCTCGAGGCCGTGGGCTACCACGCGCGGATCAGGAACCTCACCACCATGGTGTGGGACGCGGGCCAGTTCCTCAACCGCAGCGAGCTGCGCTGGCGCGACCCGGGCGTGTTCGCCATGATGAGGACCAGCTGGACCACCCGCTCGGCCACCGGGTCCAGCGACCAGATCTACGTGTCCCGCGGCGCGGCGATCACCGGTAAGAGCATCACGCTCAATCTCAACGGCGCCTCGTTCGCCGGCCTGCGCCACGGCACGGTCAACCTGGTCAGCGGCAGCGACTACACGTTGTCCGGCAACGTGCTGACGCTGACCGCGGCGGCGGTCACGCGGCTGGTCGGCAGCCGGGCCTACGGCGTCAACGCGACCCTGGAGGCCAGGTTCTCCCAGGGCGAGCCGTGGCCGATCAGCATCATCACCTACGACCCGCCGATCCAGGCGGCCGCTTCGGGCACGACCAGCTCCTTCGCGATCCCGACGCAGTTCCGCGGCGACCAGCTGGCCACCATGGAGGCGAAGTACGCCGACGGCACCAACGCCGGACCTGCCGAGTGGACGTCGTACAAGGAGTTCTGGACTCACTTCCAGCCCGACTACGCCGCCGGCACCCTGCTGCTCAAGCCCGAGTTCTTCAGCGAGGTCCGCGACGGGACCATCACCTTGACGTTCCACTTCTGGAGCGGGTCCCAGATCACCTACCGGATCACCAAGGCAGGAACCGCGGTCACCGGCAACAGCAGCTGA
- a CDS encoding glycoside hydrolase family 43 protein: MSSAQPQPSPADTSAVAAEWADGLLDNPVIPGMHPDPSVCRVGDDYYLACSSFEYFPGVPILHSRDLVHWEQLGNALDRPSQLHLPPETPSSAGVYAPTLRHHDGRFWLITTNVAPGGGTMLFTAADPAGPWSEPIRLPGIAGIDPDLAWDDQGRCWCTYAGIEQTRIDPHTGRTLGTPRRLWSGGRDAQAPEAPHLYRIGEYWYLLIAEGGTERGHAVSIARGPAPDGPFEPCPANPILTHRGINHPIQNTGHADLVQAPDGSWWLLLLGVRPRGGTPGWHVLGRETFLTPVTWTDGWPVAGRVEATLSAPPWPAHPVAAPARRDDFDSRRLHPRWISVRSRPEDHCSLTEHPGWLTLHARGDSLDRPDVMFVGRRQQHLSCTVRTLLDATAGRGGLAARLDEAHHYEIEAGDGRVQVSARASSLRTVLADRATTPGPVLLRMDVLATSAAHWQPCKEPDTIRLGIEHPDGTFDVLAELDGRHLSTEVAGGFTGRVLGMYAAAGTVRFDWFDYEPIEVGSRTSAEAILAP, from the coding sequence ATGAGCTCGGCACAGCCACAGCCGTCCCCGGCGGACACCTCCGCCGTCGCCGCAGAGTGGGCCGACGGCCTTCTCGACAACCCCGTGATCCCGGGCATGCACCCCGACCCGAGTGTCTGCCGCGTCGGCGACGACTACTACCTGGCCTGCTCCAGCTTCGAGTACTTCCCCGGCGTGCCGATCCTGCACAGCCGGGACCTGGTGCACTGGGAGCAGCTCGGCAACGCGCTCGACCGGCCCAGCCAGCTGCACCTGCCTCCCGAAACGCCGTCATCGGCCGGCGTGTACGCCCCCACCCTGCGCCACCACGACGGCCGATTCTGGCTGATCACCACCAACGTCGCACCAGGCGGCGGCACCATGCTGTTCACCGCCGCCGACCCCGCCGGGCCGTGGTCCGAACCGATCAGGCTGCCCGGCATCGCCGGCATCGACCCGGACCTGGCCTGGGACGACCAGGGACGCTGCTGGTGCACCTACGCCGGAATCGAGCAGACACGCATCGACCCGCACACCGGCCGGACCCTGGGCACGCCCCGCCGGCTGTGGTCCGGCGGCCGCGACGCCCAAGCACCTGAGGCACCTCACCTGTACCGGATAGGCGAGTACTGGTATCTGCTGATCGCCGAGGGCGGCACCGAACGCGGCCACGCCGTGTCGATCGCCCGCGGCCCGGCGCCGGACGGCCCGTTCGAGCCCTGCCCGGCGAATCCGATCCTGACGCATCGCGGCATCAACCACCCGATCCAGAACACCGGGCACGCCGACCTGGTCCAGGCCCCCGACGGATCGTGGTGGCTGCTGCTGCTCGGGGTACGTCCCCGCGGCGGCACACCCGGCTGGCACGTCCTGGGCAGGGAGACGTTCCTGACGCCGGTGACCTGGACCGACGGATGGCCCGTCGCCGGCCGCGTCGAGGCGACCCTCTCGGCACCACCTTGGCCGGCACACCCCGTGGCCGCCCCTGCGCGTCGCGACGACTTCGACTCCCGACGCCTGCACCCGCGATGGATCTCCGTGCGCTCCCGCCCGGAGGACCATTGCTCGCTCACCGAACACCCGGGCTGGCTCACCCTGCACGCCCGCGGCGACTCGCTCGACCGGCCTGACGTCATGTTCGTCGGCCGGCGCCAGCAGCATCTGTCCTGCACCGTACGCACGCTGCTCGACGCCACCGCGGGCCGGGGCGGCCTCGCCGCCCGCCTCGACGAGGCACACCACTACGAGATCGAGGCCGGCGACGGCCGGGTGCAGGTGTCCGCACGCGCGTCGTCCCTGCGGACGGTGCTCGCCGACCGCGCCACCACGCCCGGACCGGTGCTGCTGCGGATGGACGTCCTCGCCACCTCAGCTGCGCACTGGCAGCCGTGCAAGGAGCCCGACACCATCCGGCTCGGCATCGAGCACCCCGACGGAACGTTCGACGTGCTGGCAGAACTCGACGGCAGACACCTGTCGACCGAGGTGGCCGGCGGTTTCACCGGCCGGGTGCTCGGCATGTACGCCGCGGCCGGCACCGTCCGGTTCGACTGGTTCGACTACGAGCCGATCGAGGTCGGCTCGCGCACCTCGGCGGAGGCTATCCTTGCGCCGTGA
- a CDS encoding LacI family DNA-binding transcriptional regulator, which yields MTDTGLALPGPAGPVTISYIAESAGVSIPTVSKVLNGRSGVAAETRARVEALVHRYGYRRPAPATRSNIMELVFDELQHMWGVEIIRGVESVAREHRLGVVLTEFGPQRSTIHYWIDDTVARRPACVVTVAQLSEDQRNQLRARGIPFVVVDPTAELPDGVPFVGATNWTGGRSAARHLMDLGHRRIGMIAGPPEILCCQARVDGYRSALTAAGLPADPSLVAAADLTQEGGHAAAMTLLSRPDPPTAIFASNDLQALGVYQAARRLGLRIPADLSVVGFDDLPIASLVDPPLTTVHQPLTEMAAAATELALALGRGERPPQAGLELATTLTVRASTAAPRP from the coding sequence GTGACCGACACCGGACTCGCCCTCCCCGGCCCGGCCGGGCCGGTGACCATCTCCTACATCGCCGAGTCCGCCGGGGTGTCGATCCCGACCGTGTCCAAAGTGCTCAACGGCCGCTCCGGCGTCGCCGCCGAGACCCGCGCACGCGTCGAAGCGCTCGTCCACCGGTACGGATACCGCAGGCCCGCGCCGGCCACCCGCAGCAACATCATGGAGCTGGTCTTCGACGAGCTGCAGCACATGTGGGGCGTCGAGATCATCCGCGGGGTGGAGAGCGTCGCCCGCGAACACCGCCTGGGCGTCGTGCTGACCGAGTTCGGGCCGCAGCGCAGCACGATCCACTACTGGATCGACGACACCGTCGCCCGGCGCCCGGCGTGCGTGGTGACCGTGGCCCAGCTGTCGGAGGACCAGCGCAACCAGCTACGGGCCAGAGGCATCCCGTTCGTCGTCGTCGACCCCACCGCCGAACTGCCCGACGGCGTACCCTTCGTCGGCGCCACGAACTGGACGGGCGGCCGGTCAGCCGCCCGCCACCTGATGGACCTCGGGCACCGCCGCATCGGCATGATCGCCGGCCCTCCCGAGATCCTCTGCTGCCAGGCCCGGGTCGACGGCTACCGGTCCGCGCTGACCGCCGCGGGCCTTCCCGCCGACCCCAGCCTGGTCGCGGCCGCCGACCTGACCCAGGAGGGCGGCCACGCGGCCGCGATGACGCTGCTCAGCAGACCCGACCCACCGACCGCGATCTTCGCCAGCAACGATCTGCAGGCGCTCGGGGTCTACCAGGCGGCGCGGCGGCTGGGCCTGCGGATCCCGGCGGACCTGAGCGTGGTCGGATTCGACGACCTCCCGATCGCTTCGCTGGTGGATCCCCCGCTGACCACTGTTCACCAGCCCCTCACGGAAATGGCCGCAGCCGCCACGGAACTGGCCCTCGCCCTCGGCCGCGGCGAGCGGCCACCGCAGGCAGGGCTGGAGCTGGCCACCACGCTCACCGTGCGGGCCAGCACCGCCGCGCCAAGACCATGA
- a CDS encoding glycoside hydrolase, whose amino-acid sequence MKSSVSFGVTVLLGLSLVASADAHGLPADVVIGPDVAALEALEGAAGPSGADEWFMAQRLGADPTGDLVKLAGRSRAQAERIRAGASSFAALPAWQSLGPTNLGGRVTDLVVDPAVANTVYAATASGGVWKSTDSGTTFNYAWNTAITQAIGAIAITSTGVLYAGTGEANPGGGSASFPGTGVYRSTDRGLTWQSIGLTGTHRIGRIVIDPTNENRILVAATGNLYVAGGDRGLYRTTDGGATWTQILAGANATTGASDVALDPADPNRIYVTMWDHQRMPASRRYGGVGSGLYRSTNGGTSFTRLASTLPPSGTNVGRMGVAVAKSDPRRLYTIAANATGNFLGFWTSTDRGDNWTKITNTTALNSSQSTFGWWFSRIFVDPAAPQHIWVPGVPMLESSNAGGSWTSNSSSFHVDQHAVAVDPRVAGRVFIGNDGGVYRSTANGSLSGAWTKTTRLGNMQFYTVAVSQQDVTRISGGLQDNGSVRSWSAWGSYYGGDGLQNLIDPTNHQKVYACSQNGSCGRSTNGGNSMSSFGSTTSDRRAWLTPVVFDPSNPAIMYYGGNRLNRSTNSAQSWTAISGDLSRGSSGSTSYNTISTIAVAKTSPATVYVGTDDGRIWVTRNTGGTWTEIGTALPQRWVTRLTVDPTDANLVYATLSGYTTGDMAAHVYRTTNGGASWQNISGNLPNAPVNDLVLDPQNRAALYVGTDVGVFTSTDAGATWSAAGTGLPTVSVMDLATAVSSGRTLITAGTYGLGVYRLDVGAPVA is encoded by the coding sequence ATGAAATCATCGGTCAGTTTCGGTGTCACCGTCCTGCTCGGTCTGTCGCTGGTGGCCTCGGCCGATGCGCACGGCCTGCCCGCCGACGTCGTGATCGGACCCGACGTCGCCGCTCTCGAAGCGCTGGAGGGGGCCGCCGGCCCGTCCGGCGCCGATGAGTGGTTCATGGCCCAGCGGCTGGGCGCCGACCCCACCGGCGACCTCGTGAAACTGGCAGGCCGCTCCCGCGCCCAGGCCGAGCGGATCCGCGCCGGTGCGTCGAGCTTCGCCGCGCTGCCCGCCTGGCAGTCGCTGGGGCCGACGAACCTCGGCGGCCGGGTCACCGATCTGGTCGTCGACCCCGCCGTCGCCAACACCGTCTACGCCGCCACCGCCTCCGGCGGCGTCTGGAAGAGCACCGACTCCGGCACCACGTTCAACTACGCGTGGAACACCGCCATCACCCAGGCCATCGGCGCGATCGCGATCACCAGCACCGGCGTCCTCTACGCCGGGACCGGCGAGGCCAACCCCGGCGGCGGCAGCGCCTCCTTCCCCGGCACCGGCGTCTACCGCTCGACCGACCGCGGCCTGACCTGGCAGTCGATCGGCCTGACCGGCACGCACCGGATCGGCCGGATCGTCATCGACCCCACCAACGAGAACCGCATCCTGGTCGCCGCCACCGGCAACCTGTACGTCGCCGGCGGCGACCGCGGCCTCTACCGCACCACCGACGGCGGCGCGACCTGGACCCAGATCCTCGCCGGCGCCAACGCCACCACCGGCGCTTCGGACGTCGCCCTCGACCCCGCCGACCCCAACCGCATCTACGTCACGATGTGGGACCACCAGCGTATGCCCGCCAGCCGCCGCTACGGCGGGGTCGGCTCAGGGCTGTACCGGTCGACCAACGGCGGCACCAGCTTCACCCGCCTGGCCAGCACGCTGCCGCCCTCGGGCACCAACGTGGGCCGGATGGGCGTCGCCGTGGCCAAGAGCGACCCCCGTCGCCTCTACACGATCGCGGCCAACGCCACCGGCAACTTCCTCGGCTTCTGGACCTCCACCGACCGCGGCGACAACTGGACGAAGATCACCAACACGACGGCGCTGAACTCGTCGCAGTCCACGTTCGGCTGGTGGTTCTCCCGCATCTTCGTCGACCCCGCCGCACCCCAGCACATCTGGGTGCCGGGCGTCCCGATGCTCGAATCCAGCAACGCGGGCGGCAGCTGGACCAGCAACTCCAGCTCCTTCCACGTCGACCAGCACGCGGTCGCGGTCGACCCCCGCGTCGCCGGGCGCGTCTTCATCGGCAACGACGGCGGCGTCTACCGCTCCACCGCCAACGGCTCACTCAGCGGCGCCTGGACCAAGACCACCCGGCTGGGCAACATGCAGTTCTACACCGTCGCCGTCTCCCAGCAGGACGTCACCCGCATCAGCGGCGGCCTGCAGGACAACGGCTCGGTCCGGTCCTGGTCGGCGTGGGGCTCCTACTACGGCGGCGACGGCCTGCAGAACCTCATCGACCCCACCAACCACCAGAAGGTGTACGCCTGCTCCCAGAACGGCTCCTGTGGCCGCTCCACCAACGGCGGCAACTCGATGAGCAGCTTCGGCTCGACCACCTCCGACCGCCGAGCCTGGCTGACGCCGGTCGTGTTCGACCCGTCGAACCCGGCGATCATGTACTACGGCGGGAACCGGCTCAACCGCTCCACCAACTCGGCGCAGAGCTGGACCGCGATCAGCGGCGACCTGAGCCGGGGCAGCAGCGGCAGCACCAGCTACAACACCATCTCCACGATCGCCGTCGCCAAGACCAGCCCCGCGACCGTCTACGTGGGCACCGACGACGGCCGCATCTGGGTCACCCGCAACACCGGCGGCACCTGGACCGAGATCGGCACCGCGCTGCCGCAGCGCTGGGTCACCCGGCTCACCGTCGACCCGACCGACGCCAACCTCGTGTACGCCACGCTGTCCGGATACACCACCGGGGACATGGCCGCGCACGTCTACCGCACCACCAACGGCGGCGCCAGCTGGCAGAACATCTCCGGCAACCTGCCCAACGCGCCCGTCAACGACCTGGTGCTCGACCCGCAGAACCGGGCCGCGCTCTACGTGGGCACCGACGTGGGCGTCTTCACCTCCACCGACGCGGGCGCCACCTGGTCGGCCGCGGGCACCGGGCTGCCGACGGTGTCCGTGATGGACCTCGCGACCGCGGTGTCCTCCGGCCGTACCCTGATCACGGCCGGTACCTACGGCCTGGGCGTCTACCGGCTCGACGTCGGCGCGCCCGTAGCGTGA
- a CDS encoding carbohydrate ABC transporter permease, producing MTPPGRARAPHRHRRTYGAAAVTALFLSPLLLLLTGSLREPGQPPVVAPPLIPDSVGTAAYDQAIREGDLVRAAANSMIVAAVGVPLSLLVASLAGFALTQLPRRVTATVIALSMLAMTVPATALLLPRFVLFRTLHLTDTLVPLIAPALIATSPLYPVIYYLAFRAIPADSYDLCRLADLTPMQTWRRMALPQVQPVTAGLAALTFVLTWSNVLDPMVYLYDRAAFTLPLALRALAAMDPHNQPVFLAAAVLTTLPALLVIGVAQHRFLHAYGPRGAP from the coding sequence ATGACACCGCCGGGCCGCGCTCGCGCACCGCACCGCCACCGGCGGACGTACGGCGCCGCCGCCGTCACGGCGCTCTTCCTGTCGCCGCTGCTGCTGCTCCTGACCGGCTCGCTGCGCGAACCCGGCCAGCCGCCCGTCGTCGCACCGCCGCTCATCCCCGACAGCGTCGGCACCGCCGCCTACGATCAGGCGATCCGTGAAGGCGACCTGGTACGCGCGGCCGCCAACTCGATGATCGTCGCCGCCGTCGGCGTACCCCTCAGCCTGCTCGTGGCGTCCCTGGCGGGCTTCGCCCTCACCCAACTCCCCCGCCGCGTCACCGCCACCGTCATCGCCCTGTCCATGCTGGCCATGACCGTGCCCGCCACCGCACTGCTGCTGCCCCGCTTCGTGCTGTTCCGCACGCTGCACCTGACCGACACGCTCGTGCCGCTGATCGCACCCGCGCTGATCGCCACCTCACCGCTCTACCCGGTGATCTACTACCTCGCGTTCCGCGCCATCCCCGCCGACAGCTACGACCTGTGCCGGCTGGCCGACCTCACCCCCATGCAGACCTGGCGGCGCATGGCCCTGCCCCAGGTCCAGCCCGTCACCGCCGGGCTCGCCGCGCTCACCTTCGTGCTGACCTGGTCCAACGTGCTCGACCCGATGGTCTACCTCTACGACCGGGCCGCCTTCACCCTGCCGCTGGCACTGCGCGCCCTGGCCGCGATGGACCCGCACAACCAGCCCGTGTTCCTCGCCGCCGCCGTCCTCACCACCCTGCCCGCCCTGCTCGTGATCGGTGTCGCCCAGCACCGCTTCCTGCACGCCTACGGCCCCCGAGGAGCCCCGTGA
- a CDS encoding sugar ABC transporter substrate-binding protein → MKRTAALLSLLATLTAATVTAGCGDTAEPAADTVSLLVAGTPDELAAYRALAAAYERATPGARVTLIEASTAKDLMTRVSTSIAGNSPPDLFLINYRNYGQFAVKGALAPVTARLAASAGLHEQDFYPQAMGAFQWRGEQMCLPQNISSLAVYYNRTLFKQYEVAEPAAGWHWNDMVATAQALTRDASGRTVRAGEPETAGVPVAVHGLGVAPELIRMAPLIWSNGGDIVDDPGAPTRLTLDTPQAREVMQDFLELPRIGVVPSDVEVEAQDYEARFAAGKLAMFVSSRRVTTAFRAITGFDWDVAPLPQYRTPANILHSDAYCMTRTSANQDAAWRFLEYALSDAGATLMAKTGRTVPSRISVATSPAFLSPGTPPARSQIFLDTIPALRPVPTIATWPEIEDATGKVLENAFFHGDPLDKVIRDLDAATRTVFERGAASR, encoded by the coding sequence GTGAAGCGAACCGCCGCCCTGCTGAGCCTGCTCGCCACGCTCACCGCCGCCACCGTCACCGCCGGGTGCGGCGACACCGCCGAGCCGGCCGCCGACACGGTGTCCCTGCTGGTCGCGGGCACCCCCGACGAGCTCGCCGCCTACCGGGCACTGGCCGCCGCGTACGAGCGGGCCACGCCCGGCGCCCGGGTCACCCTCATCGAGGCGAGCACCGCCAAGGACCTGATGACCAGGGTGTCCACCTCCATCGCGGGCAACTCCCCACCCGACCTGTTCCTGATCAACTACCGCAACTACGGCCAGTTCGCCGTCAAGGGGGCGCTCGCACCGGTCACCGCCCGCCTGGCCGCCTCGGCCGGCCTGCACGAGCAGGACTTCTACCCCCAGGCCATGGGGGCCTTCCAGTGGCGCGGCGAGCAGATGTGCCTGCCGCAGAACATCTCCAGCCTCGCCGTCTACTACAACCGCACCCTGTTCAAGCAGTACGAGGTCGCCGAACCCGCCGCGGGATGGCACTGGAACGACATGGTCGCCACCGCGCAGGCACTGACCCGCGACGCGAGCGGCCGGACCGTCCGCGCCGGGGAGCCCGAGACCGCCGGGGTCCCGGTGGCGGTGCACGGGCTGGGCGTCGCACCCGAGCTGATCCGGATGGCGCCGCTCATCTGGTCCAACGGCGGCGACATCGTCGACGACCCGGGCGCGCCGACCCGGCTCACCCTCGACACGCCCCAGGCCCGCGAGGTCATGCAGGACTTCCTCGAACTGCCCCGCATCGGCGTCGTCCCCTCCGACGTCGAGGTCGAGGCCCAGGACTACGAGGCCCGGTTCGCCGCCGGCAAGCTGGCCATGTTCGTCTCCTCGCGGCGGGTCACCACCGCCTTCCGGGCGATCACCGGATTCGACTGGGACGTCGCCCCGCTGCCGCAGTACCGCACCCCGGCCAACATCCTGCACAGCGACGCCTACTGCATGACCAGGACCTCGGCCAATCAGGACGCCGCCTGGCGATTCCTCGAATACGCCCTCAGCGACGCCGGCGCCACCCTCATGGCCAAGACCGGGCGTACCGTCCCGTCGCGGATCTCCGTGGCGACCTCGCCCGCGTTCCTCTCCCCCGGCACACCACCGGCCCGCTCGCAGATCTTCCTCGACACCATCCCGGCGCTGCGCCCGGTGCCGACCATCGCAACCTGGCCCGAGATCGAGGACGCCACCGGCAAGGTGCTGGAGAACGCCTTCTTCCACGGCGACCCCCTCGACAAGGTCATCCGCGACCTCGACGCGGCGACCCGCACCGTCTTCGAACGCGGCGCGGCGTCCCGGTGA
- a CDS encoding ABC transporter ATP-binding protein, producing the protein MTAGLSLRGVHLTRGAIPALRGIDLTVARGELLVVLGPSGAGKSSLLRAVAGLDRVTDGTVAIAGRDVTALRPGQRDVSMVFQSYSLLPHLTVADNIAFGHRIRGADRRTAADRAAAAAASVGCADLLTRRPHQLSGGERQRVALARALVREPDVFLLDEPLAHLDAALRTSMRTEIRAVHDRLGATTIYVTHDQSEAMALGDRIAVLHDGRIEQLGTPDEVWHRPRTRFVASFVGAPGMNLLPGDGPLRPPGTAADVELGVRPEHVALSAAHSTPARTLGEVARVEVLGEDALIHLRLGGHAVVAKVPARTRPAPGDRVTVHVADEHLHAFDAATGERIPLPAEAAPR; encoded by the coding sequence GTGACCGCAGGGCTGAGCCTGCGCGGCGTGCACCTGACCCGCGGCGCGATCCCCGCCCTGCGCGGCATCGACCTCACCGTGGCCCGAGGCGAGCTGCTCGTCGTCCTGGGCCCGTCCGGTGCGGGCAAGTCGTCGCTGCTGCGGGCCGTCGCCGGGCTCGACCGTGTCACCGACGGGACCGTCGCCATCGCCGGGCGCGACGTCACCGCGCTGCGGCCAGGGCAACGCGACGTGTCCATGGTGTTCCAGTCGTATTCGCTGCTGCCGCACCTGACCGTGGCCGACAACATCGCGTTCGGCCACCGCATCCGCGGCGCCGACCGCCGGACCGCCGCGGACCGCGCGGCAGCCGCCGCGGCATCGGTGGGCTGCGCAGACCTGCTCACCCGCCGCCCGCACCAGCTGTCGGGCGGCGAACGCCAGCGGGTGGCACTGGCCCGCGCCCTGGTACGCGAACCCGACGTGTTCCTGCTCGACGAGCCCCTGGCCCACCTCGACGCCGCCCTGCGCACGTCGATGCGCACCGAGATCCGGGCGGTCCACGACCGGCTCGGCGCGACGACGATCTACGTCACCCACGACCAGTCCGAAGCGATGGCCCTCGGCGACCGGATCGCCGTGTTACACGACGGCCGCATCGAGCAGCTCGGCACCCCCGACGAGGTATGGCACCGCCCCCGCACCCGCTTCGTGGCCTCCTTCGTCGGCGCACCCGGCATGAACCTGCTGCCCGGCGACGGGCCGCTGCGCCCGCCGGGCACGGCGGCAGACGTCGAGCTGGGCGTACGGCCCGAGCACGTGGCGCTGAGCGCCGCACACAGCACGCCGGCGCGCACCCTCGGCGAGGTGGCGCGAGTAGAGGTGCTCGGCGAGGACGCGCTCATCCACCTGCGCCTGGGCGGGCACGCCGTGGTCGCCAAGGTCCCGGCCCGCACCCGCCCCGCGCCAGGCGACCGGGTCACCGTGCACGTCGCCGACGAGCACCTGCACGCCTTCGACGCCGCCACCGGTGAGCGGATCCCGCTGCCCGCCGAGGCGGCCCCCCGATGA